A stretch of Fundicoccus culcitae DNA encodes these proteins:
- a CDS encoding YhcH/YjgK/YiaL family protein — protein sequence MIIDTMDHLKHYPEIFEKIETVLETILKQTDYELGQQFPFEHGFYFFGKDKTLAADLGDYEAHRKYIDIQILLKGNELLYWNPIESLDEVIPYDAEKDIIFYDGSVDNPFSITAGTAYILFPWDAHKAARHIDQASDYEKVVIKLEIV from the coding sequence ATGATTATTGATACGATGGATCATTTAAAGCATTATCCAGAAATTTTTGAAAAAATAGAAACAGTTTTAGAAACAATTTTAAAGCAAACAGACTATGAGCTTGGACAACAATTTCCATTTGAACATGGCTTTTATTTCTTCGGAAAGGATAAAACGTTAGCGGCTGATTTGGGTGACTATGAAGCCCATAGAAAGTATATTGACATACAAATTTTATTAAAAGGTAACGAATTGTTATATTGGAATCCCATTGAAAGCCTTGATGAAGTGATACCTTATGATGCGGAAAAAGATATCATTTTCTACGATGGTTCAGTTGACAATCCTTTTTCAATAACGGCAGGAACAGCCTATATTTTATTCCCATGGGACGCACATAAGGCAGCCCGTCATATTGATCAAGCAAGCGATTATGAGAAAGTCGTTATCAAATTGGAAATCGTATAA
- a CDS encoding PPC domain-containing DNA-binding protein: MQYQRKDKQILVRLDKGDRIMENLLDIAKKESIHTASVTGLGAADIVNIAFFETDTKDYRQQQFNEPFEILNLTGFLTHKDNEPHAHLHITLGREDFSVIGGHLMEAQINITCEIVLNIIDIPIDRQHNEEIGIDIFGFTPNMKKPSFT; this comes from the coding sequence CTTGATAAAGGCGACCGCATTATGGAAAATTTGTTAGACATTGCAAAAAAAGAGTCCATCCATACAGCTAGTGTCACTGGTTTAGGTGCTGCGGATATAGTCAACATTGCTTTTTTCGAGACAGACACTAAAGACTACCGTCAACAACAGTTCAACGAACCATTCGAAATTCTTAATTTAACAGGCTTTTTAACACATAAGGATAACGAACCACATGCCCATCTTCATATAACGCTTGGACGGGAAGACTTTTCCGTTATTGGGGGACATTTAATGGAAGCCCAAATAAATATCACTTGTGAGATTGTACTCAATATCATTGATATTCCTATTGATCGACAACACAATGAAGAAATAGGGATCGATATATTTGGTTTCACACCTAATATGAAAAAACCTAGTTTTACATAA